The region TGTTCTGGCTACCGAAAGCCTGCCATATCCAATCGATCACCTGCTCCTGATGCTGGGGATGATCTGCCAGATAAACGATGTCCGCCATGACTAGACCAGTTTCCCTTGAAAAATCGGTACAGAATCAAACAAATAGCCGTCGAACTCCGGCGCGTCAGCGTCAGAGATTTCCATCAGCGTATTTTTGACATTTTCAAGGTGTTGCCACATCGCCTGATAAGAGCCGGACACATCGCGACGCCGCAGCGCGGCCAGAATAGCTTGATGATCCGCCAGCCATTTCAGGCGATAGCCCTGCGTGCCAACATGGGTGTAAAGCTGCTGCCAGAGCGCGTTATCGTCACGACACGCCCAGATATTGCTGACCGTTTCCAGCAGCATCTGGTTTTGCGTCGCCCCCGCAATTTGCAGGTGGAACAAGCGATCGAAATCGCCGCGGTAATCTTTTCCGGCAATTGCAGCCTGCTCTTGCTCTAGCGTTTTACGCAGGTTTTCGATATCCGCTCGCGTTGCCATGCGTGCCGCAAACGCCGCGATGTTGCTTTCCAGCAGTTGACGCGCCTGTAGCATTTCAAACGCGCCAATATGATTCTTGGCGCTGTCTGCCGCGTCATCTTCATCGGGAATACGCAGGACATAAACCCCAGACCCCTGACGAATATCAACCGTGCCTTCCAGCTCAAGCATCAGCAGCGCTTCGCGCACTATCGTGCGGCTAACGCCATAGGTTTCCGCAATATTTCGTTCAGGAGGCAGGCGCGATCCGACGGGGTAGTCCCCTGATTGAATCTTTTGGCGCAAATCACAGCCAATTTCCTGATATTGCTTCTTTTCTTGCAGAACCACATCCTTCGCCACGCTTTCACCCTACATACACTGGCCACCCTAAGTGCGGCCCTGATGTCCGCACTAATTTATCCTCACGCGTACTGACGTCGCGGCGGGACATTAGTCTACCAAACTCAGCGCCTGATCCAGTACTTTTGCACCATTTAATGTGCCGTAGGCGACAGGGTCGATCACCGCGATAGGGATCTGATAGCTATCCGTTAGCTTTTTATTTTCGTTAAGTTTGAAGCGCACCTGCGGCCCTAATAGAACCGCGATAATATCGCTGCCGAACTCCTGCAATTCATCCCGCAAATTTTGTTCCGGGATCGCGTAGATCTTAAATGCCATTCCCCGCGCTTCCGCTTCCTTCTCCATTTTGGTGACCACCAGTGAGGTCGACATGCCTGCCGAACAGGCCAGTACGATTCTTTTCATATTCCATTCCTCATTTTGGTTATCTGCGTCTATTTCTCTTATTTCTCTTCATCATCCAGCGTCAATTCAAGCCGACGCGTGTCGTGTAGCTGACGAAACCAACCGGCAGATTTTTTCGGTCTTCGTTGCCGATCCTGTTCCAGATCGATTTCGATCAATCCGTAGCGGTTTTTAAACGCGTTCATTGGCGAAACATTATCGGTAAACGCCCACAGCATGTAGCCTCGGCAGTTTGCCCCTTCTTCTTTCGCCTTCAACGTCCAGTAAAGGTGTTCAGCAATAAATGCGATGCGGTAATCGTCCTGAATCACGCCCGTATCGTCTTTAAAGCGCGCCTCATTCTCGATACCGATACCGTTTTCTGCCACAAACCACGGCGCATTGCCGTAGTCGCGCGCTATGCGTTTCGCCATGTCGTAAATGATTTTGGGATTGATCTCCCAGCCACGGGAGGTGTTCATGCGACGTCCCGGCAGCTCAAAATGCTCGTAGTAATAAGCCGGATGGAACGGCGTCTCCTTGTTCCATTCACGGCTAGGTGCTTTTACCCGATGCGGGTAATACAGGTTGATTCCTACCTCATCGACCGTGTTATCGCGAATGATCGCCAGCTCTTCTTCCGTGCAATCCCAGTTCACCTGGTGCTGAGCCAGTAGCGCGATCAGTTCCGCCGGGTATTCCCCTTTCAGCGCCGGATCGAGAAAGACGCGGTTATAAAACAGATCGTAAAGGTGTGCCGCTTTCACATCATGTGCCGCGCGGGATCGTGGATAGGTGACTTCAGGATTGAGGATCACACCAATCGATCCGCCGTCCCGGCCATACCCTTGCTGCCGAAACCGCTGCACCACTTTTGCCGTCGCCAGATTCTTGTGGTGATTCCACTGCATCCACGTGTGCGTGTTCTGCTCATAAGGGTAGCGTAGCGCGTCCAGATAAACGCGCGTCTGCACCACAATTGGCTCATTGAAGGTAAACCAACGCTTCACTTTTCCGGCATAACGGGCGAAAACGGCATCGGCGTACAGCACAAACCATTC is a window of Pectobacterium punjabense DNA encoding:
- a CDS encoding FCD domain-containing protein, which codes for MAKDVVLQEKKQYQEIGCDLRQKIQSGDYPVGSRLPPERNIAETYGVSRTIVREALLMLELEGTVDIRQGSGVYVLRIPDEDDAADSAKNHIGAFEMLQARQLLESNIAAFAARMATRADIENLRKTLEQEQAAIAGKDYRGDFDRLFHLQIAGATQNQMLLETVSNIWACRDDNALWQQLYTHVGTQGYRLKWLADHQAILAALRRRDVSGSYQAMWQHLENVKNTLMEISDADAPEFDGYLFDSVPIFQGKLV
- a CDS encoding glycoside hydrolase family 1 protein, giving the protein MSKVSLTIPPDFILGAAASAWQTEGWSGKKAGQDSYLDLWYKQDRQVWHNGYGPAKATDFFNRYREDVALMKLAGLTHYRTSINWSRFMLDYEKGIVDEEYAAYIDNLLDEMHRQGIEPMICLEHYELPACLLEKYQGWSSKQVVEWFVLYADAVFARYAGKVKRWFTFNEPIVVQTRVYLDALRYPYEQNTHTWMQWNHHKNLATAKVVQRFRQQGYGRDGGSIGVILNPEVTYPRSRAAHDVKAAHLYDLFYNRVFLDPALKGEYPAELIALLAQHQVNWDCTEEELAIIRDNTVDEVGINLYYPHRVKAPSREWNKETPFHPAYYYEHFELPGRRMNTSRGWEINPKIIYDMAKRIARDYGNAPWFVAENGIGIENEARFKDDTGVIQDDYRIAFIAEHLYWTLKAKEEGANCRGYMLWAFTDNVSPMNAFKNRYGLIEIDLEQDRQRRPKKSAGWFRQLHDTRRLELTLDDEEK
- a CDS encoding PTS sugar transporter subunit IIB yields the protein MKRIVLACSAGMSTSLVVTKMEKEAEARGMAFKIYAIPEQNLRDELQEFGSDIIAVLLGPQVRFKLNENKKLTDSYQIPIAVIDPVAYGTLNGAKVLDQALSLVD